The following proteins are encoded in a genomic region of Glycine max cultivar Williams 82 chromosome 18, Glycine_max_v4.0, whole genome shotgun sequence:
- the LOC121173996 gene encoding protein RALF-like 33, translating to MAQSYSWLFLATCATLFLLISSATTADAGGAGTAPGMEMTWMPSISMEGAEEEFMLDNEINRRMLASTRYISYCAIHRGSVPCSHRGASYYHCQPGAQANPYHRGCSAITRCRH from the coding sequence ATGGCTCAGTCATATTCGTGGCTCTTCCTGGCGACTTGTGCCACCCTCTTCCTTCTGATTTCGTCGGCGACAACAGCGGACGCAGGAGGAGCAGGAACAGCACCAGGGATGGAAATGACGTGGATGCCCTCCATCTCCATGGAAGGAGCTGAAGAAGAGTTCATGTTGGACAACGAGATCAACCGGCGCATGTTAGCGAGCACAAGGTACATAAGCTACTGTGCGATCCATAGGGGCAGTGTCCCCTGTTCTCACCGCGGAGCCTCCTACTACCATTGCCAACCTGGCGCTCAGGCCAACCCTTACCATCGTGGCTGCAGTGCCATTACAAGGTGCAGGCACTAA